Proteins found in one Solitalea lacus genomic segment:
- the thiL gene encoding thiamine-phosphate kinase, which yields MSDLFENTDRTELSQMGEFGLIDHLTKNVKIYNDSTIKGIGDDAAVVSHGKKKTLVSTDLLIEGVHFDLMYVPLKHLGYKAIMVNLSDICAMNGTPTQVTVSIAMSSRFSLEAIEDLYTGMLLACDKWKIDMIGGDTSTSQKGLIISITVLGEANEESIVYRNGANKGDLICVSGDLGGAYMGLQMLEREKAVFLQTPNVQPDLEGKDYILERQLKPDARMDIVELLKALSIKPTAMIDISDGLASETLHICKQSNVGCKLYEEKIPIDQLTYNTAREFNLDPTVCALNGGEDYELLFTVSQADYDKIKSQPDISIIGHITDESEGTYLVSKSGNVHEIKAQGWNAFKSNS from the coding sequence ATGAGTGATCTTTTTGAAAATACAGATCGTACTGAACTTTCTCAAATGGGTGAGTTTGGTTTGATTGATCATCTGACAAAAAACGTTAAAATCTATAACGATTCAACCATAAAGGGGATAGGCGATGATGCTGCAGTTGTGAGCCATGGGAAGAAAAAAACGCTGGTTTCAACAGATTTATTGATTGAAGGTGTGCATTTTGATTTGATGTATGTACCCTTAAAACATTTAGGCTATAAGGCCATAATGGTTAACCTTTCTGATATATGTGCTATGAATGGCACTCCAACACAAGTTACGGTTTCCATAGCCATGTCTAGCAGGTTTTCACTTGAAGCAATTGAAGATCTTTATACGGGGATGTTGCTGGCATGTGATAAATGGAAAATAGACATGATTGGTGGCGATACTAGTACTTCGCAAAAGGGTCTGATCATTAGCATTACGGTTTTAGGTGAGGCCAATGAAGAATCAATCGTATACAGGAATGGGGCAAATAAAGGAGATTTAATTTGTGTTTCTGGTGATTTAGGTGGCGCATACATGGGCTTGCAAATGTTGGAACGCGAAAAAGCTGTTTTTCTACAAACACCTAACGTTCAACCTGACTTAGAAGGTAAAGACTATATCTTAGAGCGCCAGCTTAAACCAGATGCTCGTATGGATATTGTAGAGTTATTGAAAGCGCTTAGCATAAAACCTACAGCTATGATTGACATATCCGATGGCTTAGCTTCAGAAACTTTGCATATTTGTAAACAGTCAAATGTTGGATGTAAGTTATACGAAGAAAAAATCCCTATTGATCAGCTAACATATAATACAGCCCGTGAGTTTAATCTCGACCCTACAGTTTGTGCATTAAATGGAGGAGAAGACTATGAGTTATTATTTACGGTTAGTCAAGCTGATTATGATAAGATTAAAAGTCAACCGGATATTTCTATTATAGGCCATATTACGGATGAAAGTGAAGGAACTTATCTGGTAAGTAAATCAGGTAACGTACATGAAATCAAAGCGCAGGGTTGGAATGCATTCAAATCTAATTCATAA
- a CDS encoding DUF481 domain-containing protein: MCSLKSVGITVLFFLISLISFGQKTDKILLENGDLLTGEIKGLKFAMLSFKTDAMSTINVKWEQIVWLQSSKNYEVKFRWGELRVGRLDSVIYNDKLANLNNVVEITPIKDRFFKRIDGNVDAGFNYTYSSRLAQFNMSGMADYRMPKFETILKASSILTSQPADTSHPVTKKQDASLQFISLLTNNYFLDSKLAWQQNTALGLKSRFSTQFGAGKDLIYDNHNRFSGAIGLSGNREQSDDVEDITINLEAFAGLRFKKFHYSSPKINIDTQLGFFTGLSQLGRFRIEANLSAKVEIFTDFFIGITFYDNFDNKPLSGATGKNDFGIITSLSYSF, from the coding sequence ATGTGCTCTCTAAAATCAGTAGGAATTACTGTCCTTTTCTTCCTTATTTCTTTGATTTCTTTCGGACAAAAAACAGATAAAATTTTGCTCGAAAACGGCGATTTGCTTACCGGAGAAATTAAAGGATTAAAGTTTGCCATGCTCAGCTTTAAAACCGATGCTATGAGCACCATCAATGTTAAATGGGAGCAAATAGTTTGGCTTCAATCGTCAAAAAATTATGAAGTGAAATTCAGATGGGGCGAGTTAAGAGTAGGCAGGCTGGATTCGGTAATTTATAATGATAAACTGGCCAACCTAAATAACGTTGTTGAAATAACCCCAATAAAAGACCGTTTTTTTAAACGCATTGATGGGAATGTTGATGCAGGCTTCAATTATACGTATTCAAGTAGGCTAGCACAATTTAATATGAGTGGAATGGCTGATTATCGCATGCCTAAATTTGAAACCATATTAAAAGCAAGTTCCATACTCACCAGTCAGCCTGCTGATACCAGCCATCCGGTAACAAAAAAGCAAGATGCCTCTTTGCAGTTCATTAGTTTGTTAACCAACAATTACTTTCTTGATTCTAAGCTTGCCTGGCAGCAAAATACTGCACTTGGTTTAAAGAGCCGTTTTTCTACCCAATTTGGCGCAGGCAAGGATTTAATTTATGATAATCATAACCGCTTTAGCGGTGCTATAGGTTTATCCGGAAACCGCGAACAATCGGATGACGTAGAGGACATTACTATAAATCTGGAAGCATTTGCGGGGTTGAGATTTAAAAAATTTCATTATTCCTCTCCCAAAATAAATATTGATACCCAGTTAGGTTTTTTTACAGGGTTATCACAATTGGGACGTTTTAGGATAGAGGCCAATCTGTCTGCCAAAGTGGAAATATTTACTGACTTTTTTATAGGCATTACATTTTACGATAACTTCGACAACAAGCCTTTATCAGGTGCCACAGGCAAGAATGATTTTGGGATAATTACATCCCTCAGTTACTCGTTTTGA